CATGAAAGAAATCACTAATCGACTACAACGATTTCCTTTAGAGCTGGTCTTTTGGATCGGAAGTTTAATCGCCATTTTGACGATAGACCCCAGTGCATCGACACATTTTAGTCTTTGCCCTTTAGATCAACTAGGATTTAGTTGGTGCCCAGGATGTGGTTTAGGAAGGTCTATGAATCTCCTTGCAAATGGAAATTTCCAAGCCTCCTGGTCCATGCACCCACTGGCAATGTTGGCTTATGTGGTGATCTTTTATAGAATATGGCAACTAATTAAAAACCTTAAAACAACACACAATTATGGCTAATGTATTGAGACATCTTCCTGAATTGGAAGGCATGGAACTGGGGTATATCCAGGGATTGATGAAAAATATGGATGAAGAACAAGCTTCTCTATTTGCACAGGTTTATCGTGCGAGAAGAAAAGATGCTCAAATGATCTTGATCCTTACTTTGCTAGGTTTCTTTGGCTTTGCTGGACTTCATCGATTCATTTTAGGTCAAATTGGCTTGGGAATCCTCTATATATTGACAGTAGGACTTTGTTTTATCGGTACTATTGTAGACCTCGTCAACTATAAAAGTTTGGCTTATGAGTACAATATCAAAGTAGCTCATGAAACCATTAATATGCTATCTAACTCATTTGATATGGGTCCAGATCATAAAGCTTAAGCTTAACTACCTAACCGCTAACCAAGGCCTGAAGAGATTCAGGCCTTTTTTCTGTATTGATAAAAATCACCAATCTTCGTCCTGGTTTTCTTCAGAATCTTGTTTTTGATATTTAATATCGGCTAACATTTCTTCTCCCGATTCTGAGAATAAGAGATGGTAAGAATTAAGTTTCTGATGCATATCTTGAAGCGTTTCAAAATCAGGTTGCCTCACATGAAATGGAATGGTCCTCAGGTTATCCTGTTGCTTATCAAAGGGAGGAGCAATAGAGGATCCAAAGAAATAAGGCCATAGCGTTTTACTACAGGAAATTCCCCAATCATTGATGGGATATTGGTCAGAATACTCAATTAGACGTTCATTAATTTCATTAAAAAACAACTCCGACTCACCTAATCTAACTCTAGAACCTGCTCTAGATTTACCTTTGGTTTTCAGGTATTTAATCTGACTTTTTCCTTGCTTTTTCCTAACCATATAAGCCCTAAATACCTTATGGTCCAGCATCAGTCCATTATGAAAGTATCCTGCACAAGCGATACCCGCTCGGATCATTACCAAAGCTAAATGATAATCTTCTATAGGAAGCAAAGAATTCTCCTGTTCATTAAAATCCAAAGACCAAGGAAGCATGATCCGCACATACCAATTTTGTGAATTGCTAAACTCCAGTTGATGGGATTTCTCTAGATAAGATTGTTGCAGGCCTTTAGCAAGGAGCTTTTCCTTCCAAAAATTAAATTCATCAAGAGATATTTCTTGGTATTGGCCAGAAGTCATGATCGGAATGTCAATTCAGTTATCTTTGTGCAAATAAACTGAAATTTTATGCAGGAGGAAACTCAAAAACTTTTTGATAAAATAAGTGACCCAAAGGAAAAAGAGGCTTTTTACTTTGCCGATAAACTTGGAAAAATCAATACTGAAGAAGTAAGAGACAAGCTCATCGAATTAGTAAAAGGAGATAATTGGGAAGTAGCCTACTTAGCTTGTAGAGCATTATCCAGAACTAACTTTAATAAGGAATCACTTGATGCCATTTTTTCAGTGATTCATGATCGAAAGAACAAAAATCATCAGGGAGCATTTGTCCAGATTTTAGAAGAATTTGATCTGAGTGATAGTTTTGTTGATATTTTTAAGATTTATCTTTTTGGAAATTTTAAAGCAGAAACTCTTGCTAAGGTTTATTTGGACACGGAAG
Above is a window of Algoriphagus machipongonensis DNA encoding:
- a CDS encoding DUF2752 domain-containing protein → MKEITNRLQRFPLELVFWIGSLIAILTIDPSASTHFSLCPLDQLGFSWCPGCGLGRSMNLLANGNFQASWSMHPLAMLAYVVIFYRIWQLIKNLKTTHNYG
- a CDS encoding TM2 domain-containing protein, encoding MANVLRHLPELEGMELGYIQGLMKNMDEEQASLFAQVYRARRKDAQMILILTLLGFFGFAGLHRFILGQIGLGILYILTVGLCFIGTIVDLVNYKSLAYEYNIKVAHETINMLSNSFDMGPDHKA
- a CDS encoding HEAT repeat domain-containing protein, producing MQEETQKLFDKISDPKEKEAFYFADKLGKINTEEVRDKLIELVKGDNWEVAYLACRALSRTNFNKESLDAIFSVIHDRKNKNHQGAFVQILEEFDLSDSFVDIFKIYLFGNFKAETLAKVYLDTEEFELTPRTLRKATKHWNHYLHNPEDEGSVAIKKAEVEPMLEEIKALFEEE